A single region of the Oryzias melastigma strain HK-1 linkage group LG23, ASM292280v2, whole genome shotgun sequence genome encodes:
- the myf5 gene encoding myogenic factor 5, producing MDVFSPSQAFYDRACALSPDDLEFGSGMELAGSEEDEHVRVPGAPHQPGHCLQWACKACKRKSSFVDRRRAATMRERRRLKKVNHAFEALRRCTSANPSQRLPKVEILRNAIQYIESLQELLREQVENFYGLPGESGSEPGSPLSSCSDGMAGSSSPVWQQLNANYSSSYSYAKNDNLDGKTPGASSLECLSSIVDRLSSVESGCGPAALRDAATFSPGSSDSQPCTPENSGSRPVYHVL from the exons ATGGATGTTTTCTCCCCATCCCAGGCCTTCTACGACCGAGCGTGCGCCTTGTCCCCCGACGACCTGGAGTTCGGGTCCGGCATGGAGCTGGCCGGATCCGAGGAGGACGAGCACGTCCGGGTCCCCGGAGCCCCCCACCAGCCGGGACACTGCCTCCAGTGGGCCTGCAAGGCCTGCAAGCGCAAGTCCAGCTTCGTGGACCGCCGGCGGGCGGCCACCATGCGGGAGCGCCGGCGCCTCAAGAAGGTCAACCACGCCTTCGAGGCGCTGAGGCGCTGCACCTCGGCCAACCCGAGCCAGCGCCTCCCCAAGGTGGAGATCCTGCGCAACGCCATCCAGTACATCGAGAGCCTGCAGGAGCTCCTGCGCGAGCAGGTGGAGAACTTCTACGGCCTCCCCGGAGAGAGCGGCTCCGAGCCCGGAAGCCCGCTGTCCAGCTGCTCCGACGGCATG GCTGGAAGCAGCAGTCCGGTGTGGCAACAGCTGAACGCAAACTACAGCAGCAGCTATTCTTATGCCAAGAACG acAATTTGGACGGAAAGACACCCGGCGCCTCCAGCCTGGAGTGCCTGTCCAGCATCGTGGACCGCCTGTCCTCCGTGGAGTCCGGCTGCGGACCGGCCGCCCTGAGGGACGCCGCCACCTTCTCCCCCGGCAGCTCCGACTCTCAGCCCTGCACGCCGGAGAACTCCGGGTCCAGACCCGTCTACCACGTCCTGTGA